From the genome of Podarcis muralis chromosome 3, rPodMur119.hap1.1, whole genome shotgun sequence:
AGAGCAATTGTGAAAAAGGCCTCTATGTTTCTAATAGCTACAGAAACATGTATTTGGTCATGGGGCAGTGTGATCAGTTATCAGGAACCAAAAATATAGGAACAAGGAGTCCATGCAATTACTATCTAATCTTGAGAAACATAATAGTGACAGAATgacctgggggcggggggcgggtagGTGTCTAGGAATTCTTGCATCCTATGGTTACAGATAGCCACACAGATGCTAtgtcctgtatgaattcttaccTATTCTTACATTTAACCTTGAGCATTTTTATTAAAGTAGCTAGatttttcatcagaggaagaaTTGCTAGCCTTGTTTATGATAGCAGGTGCAGTCTCTGGAAAGAAGAGACTAGTTATTTGGGAAGCCACATGTCACATATGCTGTTGGCTGTCATTTAGTGGGAAGAGTGTGCTGAAATAAGGTTTAATTAATTCCACAGGAAAGATGGATGATGGAGACATGTCCTTATCTTGTGAATATCAACGAAGACCCTCAGCTGTCGGGCGTTctcaaatatttcattcaagACGGTATTATTTTGTTTAAGTGCTAAATGTGTGTTGCTCTATTGGGTGATCCATTTTATATTATTACACATCTGAGTAATGTAACCAAAACAAGTGAGTCCTTTTCCAAGGAGGTTTGCAAACAAAACTTTTACCACTGGGGAGACAAGatggaggggaggaaagggtAATTCAATCGGGCAGCGTATTTGCTTACCCACAGAAATTGAGTTATGGAACAGCAtacaaatgcttaaaataaaattaGATTAATATGTACAATTTCAGTTACGCATGCTTTTAAATGTATACCTTATTCTAGTTTATTGTCTAGCATATTGATAAAGCATTTTCTTTCTGTAAATTAACCAACTGCAATTATATCCCCCAAATAAGCTCACTGCTAGCCACCCAGATTGTTCTTGTCTTTAGCATTTCACAGGGAATCGTGTTTATATACACTGTAAAAAAGACCTTCACCACAGTTTTCCAAAGCAAAGTTTACACAGGAAACGTTTTATTTCAGGTTCTTCGGATGTTGGTCAGTCATCCTCAAATGCAATAACTCTCCGAGGTTTAGGGTATGTAGATGAGctttttccttttctgcaggAAATTTCATCAACAATGTGGTaactttttttggtttttattatAATTAGTTGGGAGGGAGATAGAAACAATAAATATGCTATTAGATTGGGGTAGGCAACcgaaggcccgtgggccggatgcggcccaattgctttctaaatccggccaccgatggtctgggaatcagcgtgtttttacatgagtagaatgtgtcctttgatttaaaatgcatctctgggttatttggggggccTAGTGTTTTtatgtgagtagaatgtgtgcttttatttaaaatgcatctctgggttatttgtggggcataggaattcattcttttttccttcaaaatatagtccggcccaccacatggtctgagggatggtggaccggcccatggctgaaaaaggttgctgacccctgtgctagatgaTGCTTACTAAAGTTATTACCTATCTCTGTCACTAAGGCTCTGTCTAACATTGCAAGATATTTCATTCAAAACTTTGAATAGCTTGCTTTACAACTGTCTTTCAGCATTTTGGATAAGCATGCAACATTCACAAATGCTGATGGTAAAGTTACTATAACACCTCGGGATAAGTGTAAAGTCATTGTTAATGGTGTCCCCATTGCTGTGAAAACTAAACTGCAGCATCTGGTAAGTTCTTTGTTTGTTAACCATTTCCCCATGCTTTGGTGTACTGTGTATATAGCTCAGTTTCTTAGTTATTACACTAACTGTTGCTGTGTAAAGACCAGGTTTCTGAAGACAGCTTTCAGGCTCtgaaaatataattaaatataatGCTTAACGACCAATTGTGCAGTAGAAAGGCTTTCAGCAAGCCCTGTATACTCAATCCCTCAGGACCGTATTATTTTGGGGTCAAATAGTGCATATCTCTACATTGGACCACCTTCAGATCGCACCAGCGAGGACCTGACCAGATACGATTATGATTTCATTCAGTCAGagttggcagcagcagaaggtttCAGTGTAGATAAACTTGGTAAGCACTACAATATATTAGTTTTCTTATTGCCTTTCTAGATTTGTTGCTCATGacttatttgttattttattacaCCTTAATATTTCATGGTAAGCTACCTACCCTGATAACTTGATTGAAGGGTATGAATGGTCCACCTATTAATCCTAACACAAATTAAACATGGTGCTAAATTAATATGCTATGAACAAATCTGGATTAAGGTAGTTGGGGCCCCTAGTGCAGTTCCCAAAGGAAGGCACCCCctatctccccccaaaaaggaaTGCAAGAAATAAAGTATCCGAGAATACATCTTGAAATAtattaaagactaacacatttatcaCTGTATAAGATTTcgtggatcacacacacacacacaccttaataaaattagcaaaaaagaaaatacttcaaGCACGTGCAGTTTCGTATTTTAAACTTCTCATTGTTTTTGCTCACTTCCTAACGGGTTGGTCACCAGCTCACATGGACTGTTCTGCAGATATATGAGGAGgcataaaatgactgcaaaagggGACCTAGTGCTTTCATCATAGGCATCAAATTTTGCTTCCTTTAATCAGAGTGATGTATCTTTGTGTTATAAATGTCCATATTTTTCTGGGTAGTCCAACCCTGCCAATTAGTACAGTTCCAAGACTTAATCTAGCATGATTATTGTATGTTTCAACAATGCACAAGTCCAACTTATGTTCAGTTGCACAGCAGCTGAAATTTCAATAACCTAGTCATTTATTTCTCTGCCATAACCATGAAAACTGCTCTTGCCTAGACTTAATGATAAGGTGCTTTTTTCCCCTAAGGTGCTGCAAACAGGAAGGATGGCAAGCCAGATCCCAGTGTCCTTGCTGTGTTCCATGATTATCTTAAGTTAATGCCTTTGGTTGCTGAAGCCAATCAAATGAGTGTGGAGCTGAGGAAGGTAAGTTTGCGTGTGCCATTGTTTACTGCAGGTGAAAGTCATCCTGTTAGTTCAACAAACCTGATAGTCCACTGATTACACCTGTTGGGTAATTCTGTTTGTCCAAACCAGACATCATCACATGGAACTATGGGAAATAACAAATTTATTTTCTTCAGGAGAAAAAGCTCCTCCTGTAGGACTGAGAATAAAGCTTGCAAGCCTAATTCTCAACCCTGTACTGCATTGTGAAACAAAAGGAGTACATAAAGTGAATGCCTCTTACAATAGAGAGGGGCTGCATTTAACAATATGTGTTCCCGAAAGTGTGTTCAGGGGTTGGACTAACTTGTCCAGTGCCTTTGATGATTTTTGTCTCTCTGCGTTTGGGTCTCCAGCCTGTGCTGGTGCTGCAGCTATCTGCATAGCTACATTCCCTTGATGGGTTACATTGCCTGCATTGTTCAATATGTACTACGTTGTACTGTGTTGCAGGATGAGgcctaattttctttttttgagggggagataGCGGAAGTCCGCTGGTGGAAGATGGTGGAATTTTTCTCCATTTTCAGAAATATCTGAAATATCACAATTTATGATTTTGTCTCTCCtagaaaataaaattacatgATTAGACAGGAGAAGGCAACCACAAGAACTACTTGgcatctccttttcttttcttttttgcaagatAACTGCCTTTGCTGTGATTTAGTCTAGTTCTTTAAACTGTGAGAGagcttatctatctatcttaccTATTAAAACCCTACTGTTTATGTCATCTACCTCTTACACCATTAAAAAGGAATTTGCACTATAGTGGTATGCATATATACCCAATTTTAATGATTCTTGAGACATTTGTCTATTTTAGCTTTCCAAATTGAAATCTAGTCAccacagaaaaaaacatttttgataaggtgtggtttctttttttttaacaggacCTAATTTTGGAACTGAAAGTGAAAAATTTGGCTTCCTCTGACTCTAGAGGCTATGATCTGCAAAAGGAGATCATAGTTAAAGTGGCACACAGAGTTACAAACCAGGTAAAGTAGTCTCAACCGTTAGTCATGGCAAGTTGTATTGAGAAAGACTATGGTGCGCACTTCACAGGCTACTCTTATTTTACACCAGCTGAGCTTTCCCTGCCCATCCAAAGTCCTCCCTACTGTCTGGTTCCTCAAAGTCCTCAATGGCTGATTCCAGTTTGACAAGGGAGGCTGCTGGTTCTGTTGCCAAAGCCCCAGATCTGGTCTCCCAAGtttgtccccttctctttgtatTCTTTGTTCAAGACATGTGCAGCCCATAAGTCAGCTTTTTGGAAATACAACTTAGTTTTTACAGTATGAACCTTATGATTAGAATAATTCAAGTTACCTCATTTTCTAGATATGGGTTTGGTCAAAACCCAAGTTCATcaacaggaagtttttaatggaagAGCTCTATCAGCGTTTCTTAGATGGAGAAGATGTGCAGGTTGACAAAGAAAGCGATCCATTCTGGGATCCCGTGGAAGTAATCCATTTAGGATCTGCTCACATCTGGCTCCAGTCCCTTGCTTATTGCATGAAACTTGAGGAACAAACAGAACTCCTGAATTCTGAAGGAATGGAGGAAGCCATCATACTTATCAATATCATTCCATGCTCTCCAAATGGCAGGTGAGCACCTGCTGTTTTGTTCTCTTGAAAGGCTACTTGGGCTTAACTTGAAGATTTATGCCTGTGCCTTTAAAACAGGGGTTGCTAACCTGTGGGTTTTAAggcgttgttggactacaactcccatcatcctctacTATTGGCCATGGTCTGATGGAGTCCAATAACACTTGGAGGGGCATAGGTCAGCCACGCCTGCTTTAAAAGCTGTGATGCACCAAGAAATTAGGCAGCTGCTGTGCCTTCCCCTTCCCTCACTGATTTGCCAGCCCCATTGCTAACTTTCCTCTCCCATTTGTTGTACAACAGACACAACTTTAGGATGGGTAGAGGCTGATGGAGCAACGGGCAGAAGACGGGGGAGAAACTGTATTGCAAGTTAGATTGGGACCCTTGCTGGACCTAATTAGCTGTATAGTCCAGAGTGCAGTGCTGGTTTAGAGGTATATCCAAATAAGATCAAAGTCACTACCATCTTGCATATTAATTCCtgttttccccattttatttttaaatagagcCTTTGGAGAGGATGAGATGGTCATTGATCCTTTGGAATTGCTGGGCAAAAGAATTGATTTCCAAATTCACATTTTACAATGCCTTGGAGTCAAATGGATAAAAGAAGTGGCACAGAGAGGGATTCAGATTGGGTATTGTTAGTTTAAAGCTTCCTGTGAAATATTCTCAGTTTGGCTCTTCGGAGTGAATAACAATTTCACAAcagtttttttggggttttttgcatgtAAACTTTACCCAAGATAGTAATCTTTTCAGATAATGTTGGGTATCTGAATTTCTTCAGTTATGCACTTAAATCCATTCTTGACTTGCTGGTCTCTTTCCTGTTGTTGCTGATTTAGTAAATAATTTAGCTTTATAAATAATAGATTATAATGATCTCCACGGCAACTCCATGGGTTGTTGCAGGGTCAGCCTGTGCTTTTTTCAAATCCTAGTATCGCACAGCACTATAAACCAGGAGTAGGAAATaggatgtcctccagatgttaatggACTCTAGTTCTCATCAGCACTAGCCATCATAtgcagtggccaggaatgatgggaactggagtccaacattatctggaggggccacaggttccccatcccctattttattgttgctagctgccctgagcccggcttcggctggggagggcgggatataaataattttttaaaattattattattattattattattattattattattattattattattatcatccctgATCTTAATGAAGCTTGTTCAGAAGAACTTCCTAGTAAACTGTGTCCAGTGGACGCTAATGCCTGCTAGGTCAAGTAGTCAAGATTAGAACGGGTTTCTAATCAAGGGAAATGTATTTTTGGAAATTGTGACATTTTTGGCCCCAAAACAGTATTAAAAATGACTGCCATAAAGAAATTAAGAAactatttcatgaaatttattgGGCATGcaagacaatttttaaaaattaacaagtAGGAAGGAAAATCTAACCTTGAAATGTTGCTTCAAAATTGTCATATTTCTGTTATTTCAAGCAGTTGATCTCTTTGGACACAGACCTTAGTTTTTAATTGGGTCTTCGTTTGTTTTACTATTTTAGATATAAATTTTATGATCTCCCATGCTCATTATACACAAAGCCTGTTTGGAAAAATGTGAACCCGAAGATAGAAGAGCTAGTAAATTTTTCAACCCTTAATATGTCCCATGATTTTTTGAACTATTTGCAGAAAAATGCTCTAATTGTTGACTTGTGGGGGCTTCAAGGTATGCTTTTGACTTTTTATCTTGATAAAGCTATGTATACACCTTTGTGTTCAGTACTTTGTATCTAAAAGCATGGCTTTTGTTTGGAAAGATAACATAAAGTTGCCATGTACAAAGTCAAACGATTGATCCTTCTTGCCTAGGCTTGCTTACTCCAACTTGTGGTGGCATGGCATGTACATCTCATTAAACCACAGTTCAAGAATAGTTTATTAAGCCATAAGCTGCCCCACGGACAATCAAGCAAACCTTTGTTTCATCATACCTTGAGTCATATCCTCCCCCTGGATATTTCCACCATCTCCTGTCTCTCTACCTACTATCCCAAAAATCTTTGTGGTGCCCAACTCATGGCACTTCCTTTTTCCCATTCCTGTTAGACAGTGTGTGGAAATGTTCCTGAAGTTTTTAATCAGCTGTAATCAACAGCCAACTCCCTTTCCTTGCCCCATGAAGTTCTTTACAGAATTTATTTCCATTCCTCTCCTCCACTCCGTTGCCACAGCCTATCAGCTTTATTCCCCTACTCACCAATCACCCTGTTGTGTATTGGCCCTCCTGTCTTGTCAGACCAAACCTGCCTGATTCAGCTCTCAGGCACTAAAATGCTTTTAGTTGCTGTTCCGCATTACAAGCAGCAGACTATGGCATGGTGAAAGCAAAAGGTCTTTCAAGCTGCCCTGCACCTCTCCTTGAACCTCCAGCTTTTGCATGTTTACACAGCAGTATGGGGCTGTTTggaaaagggctttcaaacagtcCCACACTCCATTCTGAAGTCCTGACAATCAAGGCTTAAAGCACCACATCATCTGACATCAAGTGATTGGCAGTTCACCCCTGCTTTTAATATTAATCTCTGGTATGTGTTGTAACTGAATCGAAGGTTTGGACAGCTTTGTGGTGCTGCAAGTAAAGTCATGCGGACTTTTAGCcctgtacattggtacctcgggttacatacgcttcaggttacagactccgctaacccagaaatagtaccttgggttaagaactttgcttcaggatgagaacagaaatcgtgctccggcggtgcggccgCAGtgagagaccccattagctaaagtggtgcttccggttaagaacagtttcaggttaagaactccagaacgaattaagttcttaacccaaggtaccactgtaccttgattCTGTGTGGTTGGGCCCTTTATGATAGAATAAAGAGTGCTCAGTTATGCGAGATGCTAGGTAGACCTTGAATTTAAATCCCCCTGGCTCTTCTTTACACTTTGAACTATTGACACAAAACATTTTGAACTCTTGCTGGCCGATTCTGCTTGTTCATTGTGAGACCACGACAGCTACAAGGCTTTGACCTATCTTACATTTAAAGTTAATTACATTACTCAGCAGCCACACTCTAACCCCACCTAGGACCAATGACTAGTCTAGTGCACTTGTTCTCCCAGGAGATGCTGGCGCCTGTATCCAGCACCCTTGTTTCCCTAGGATACCTTGCATGTGCAGTATCATAATGGCACATGTTAGACAGGAGTGGAGTGGCAGCAGACACCTGAAGCAGCAGAATAAGGTAGCTTTAGGGGAAAGAGGGGTAATTAAGGGGAGCTGATGATGCTCTTTCTAGGAACATGCTGTTCTTTGTTACCAATGTTTGAAGTGATATAGAATGGGAATGTGGGGGGTATAATCTATAATGGCAATATCTTCCCAATAATACAGAAGGATGTGCGCAACTGGATTCCTCTCGGCAAGACATGGCATTAACAAGGGAGAGCTCTATTATCATTGATAATCCCAGAGCTGAGGTTCTGAGACACACCAGTCTGGTACGTAAGTGTATTTTTGGTATTCTTGCATGTGGTCAAAGATCATAACCAAGCAGTGTCCCAATTTCATGTAGCATATATGGCAGGTGTTTTTTTGCTGCCAACATGAATTCCTTTCCCACTGCCATTGAGAATGGAAAAAGATCTAAAAAACGCCAGAAACAAACTTAGGGACAAAAAACTGATAACTATTTACTAGGGACAAATTCAAGGCAATAGGGGCTTTCCTTGTACATGGGGACAGCTGGAGGCTATGGAGCCATATGATGGCCAAATGTGCCATGAAACCAATACCATTTCCATATGAATTATTGCACATGTACACACTTATTTGTGATAAGAATTTCTTCTATTTTTAGGACACAGAAAACCAGATTGCTGAACTTTACCAAAAGCTGTTAAAACTAGAGCAAGAGACTGAACTGCTTAGAGATATTAACAGAGCTCTAAGGGAAGAAAATGTACTTCTGAAGGATAAATTGAAAGCGTGCGAGACAGAAACCCATAAAAGTAAGCACCTGACCCCTTTTAAaaaggttgcggcgctcatctcactttactggccgagggagccgacgtttgtccacagacagtttttctgggtcatgtggctagcatgactaagccacttctggcgaaaccagagcagtgcatggaaacactgtttaccttcccgctggagtggcacctatttatctacttgcactttgacctgctttcgaactgctaggttggcaggagctgggaccaagcaacaggagctcaccctgtcacggggatttgaaccactgacctttcaatcggcaagccctaggctcagtggtttagaccacagcgccacatgaCCCCTTTTACTTCTGCTTTAATTATGTTGAATTTGACCCTCTTCGGCTgcaatcctggggggggggcggagggggaaCTGAAGGCTGTTTAATTCCATACCCTGAGACCCACTGGGTCGAACTGAGGACGGAGGAGCATTCTTATATTCCCTCAACAATTTTatagtttgtttttaaactatAAGCTATAAACCAAGCTATAATTTGGTTCTAATAGGAAGGAAATACAAGGGAGAGATATTTACATCAGCTCCTAAGCTAGTTTAATCGTCTTTCTGGTTTGGAGAAATGTCAGGTGGCTGAGGCAGCTTTGGATCCTTCAAATTCAAGCCATTATCTGGTTCTTCCTCTCCCTGTGACCTGCTCGCTACTGGGCCTACAGATGTCAGAGCTCCAATGCTGGTAGGCTCAGGGTGTTGGAGGTTTCCTTGGTGGCAGGAAGGGAGGTTCCTCTCCCTTATGTAGGAGAAGGGAGTACCAGTGTACACTATGTCCTCTTGCATGCCCTCCCAGGGCCATAGAATTGTAGCCATAGAGCATTAACTGCTCATATTTACTTTAATACATTTTGGGACAGGTGACAGCTGGCATGTTTCAGATGAGATTTATCATGCTTGATTTATTGTAGTAGTGGCCCACCTCAAGGTCTCACATCAATGCATATTAATGCACAATTTGTTTATCTATGTAAAAATGTTTTACATGTGCTGTGCAAGATGTTCTGGTTGTTATAAATAATCAAaaacaggattattattttttacatctgTTGATTGAAACTCAGGACAGGAAGTTGGCCTTGCCCCTGACTGCCAAAGTCTGCTAGTAACTTCaaatttaaaaaagttttaagaggAAGTGAAAATGAGAATAGAGCTGCAAGTAAAAGCCAGGAATCTCTGCACCATTGAGTATGGAGCATTTAGCTTTTGCATACCTTTTTGTACATATTGCTGGAGGGGGGGCAGCAAGAACACCAAAATTCTGGCCGTAAGTGGCTCTTTCCTTTTGTCTCTTGATACTAATCTTCACATCTTCCTGTTTTAGGTAAGATCTTAAAATCTCCTACAAAGCCCCAAGCTGCTAAGGTAACTCAATCAGCGTCAAAGGATTCTCGCCCAGTTTGCAATTCTCGGATGAGCTGCGATGCAGAATTTGCTAAAGCCCTCAAAGCCTTCTACCAGAATATGAATGTGATCAGAGGCCAGTTTTTGAAAATAAAGCACTGCAGAGCTCCGGTACATATATCTTAACTGATTCTTAAAAAGAAAGGCTGAATCtatccttaattcccccccccccca
Proteins encoded in this window:
- the LOC114593412 gene encoding kinesin-like protein KIF28, with the protein product MPGSDSVKVAVRVRPFSKREKNAGSRCVISMNCSTTSIHDPRNPSHVKTFTFDLAYWSHNGFLKDQDGKLISAGPNSKYAGQKEVFRDLGQGVLDSAWQGYNATLLAYGQTGSGKSYSMIGYGANRGIIPVVCEELFKTIQNQEQNKQYQVTFSMLEIYNEQVIDLLSKIKKRGGLKLREDQQQGFYVDGLKLVPCDSYAQIERLMEQGTKIRTTASTSMNATSSRSHMVITIQFKQIFLREDITKQSIINLVDLAGSERQKSSGSEGDRLREGSRVNLSLTTLGNVISALAEAAVGKKVLHVPYRDSVLTKLLQSALGGNSRTIMIAAISPADMCYEETLSTLRYAERTKKIKNKAVINAGPTAKLINELKAENCHLLSRLSGLGNSGKTVADETKELRCLLAENELRIQAIQATWEYRLEEARKEWEQQYAAVTQERWMMETCPYLVNINEDPQLSGVLKYFIQDGSSDVGQSSSNAITLRGLGILDKHATFTNADGKVTITPRDKCKVIVNGVPIAVKTKLQHLDRIILGSNSAYLYIGPPSDRTSEDLTRYDYDFIQSELAAAEGFSVDKLGAANRKDGKPDPSVLAVFHDYLKLMPLVAEANQMSVELRKDLILELKVKNLASSDSRGYDLQKEIIVKVAHRVTNQIWVWSKPKFINRKFLMEELYQRFLDGEDVQVDKESDPFWDPVEVIHLGSAHIWLQSLAYCMKLEEQTELLNSEGMEEAIILINIIPCSPNGRAFGEDEMVIDPLELLGKRIDFQIHILQCLGVKWIKEVAQRGIQIGYKFYDLPCSLYTKPVWKNVNPKIEELVNFSTLNMSHDFLNYLQKNALIVDLWGLQEGCAQLDSSRQDMALTRESSIIIDNPRAEVLRHTSLDTENQIAELYQKLLKLEQETELLRDINRALREENVLLKDKLKACETETHKSKILKSPTKPQAAKVTQSASKDSRPVCNSRMSCDAEFAKALKAFYQNMNVIRGQFLKIKHCRAPEEDNVQLLRHFAERQSHMLKDFGEQLESSISKLKNDVALIVKKKRERLGCSKP